A window of the Camelus ferus isolate YT-003-E chromosome 22, BCGSAC_Cfer_1.0, whole genome shotgun sequence genome harbors these coding sequences:
- the MKNK2 gene encoding MAP kinase-interacting serine/threonine-protein kinase 2 produces the protein MVQKKTAELQGFHRSFKGQNPFELAFSLDQAHHGETDFSLECPTRPDMPASQPIDIPDAKKRGKKKKRCRATDSFSGRFEDVYQLQEDVLGEGAHARVQTCVNLITNQEYAVKIIEKQPGHIRSRVFREVEMLYQCQGHRNVLELIEFFEEEDRFYLVFEKMRGGSILSHIHKRRHFNELEASVVVQDVASALDFLHNKGIAHRDLKPENILCEHPNQVSPVKICDFDLGSGIKLNGDCSPISTPELLTPCGSAEYMAPEVVEAFSEEASIYDKRCDLWSLGVILYILLSGYPPFVGHCGSDCGWDRGEACPACQNMLFESIQEGKYEFPEKDWAHISFAAKDLISKLLVRDAKQRLSAAQVLQHPWVQGCAPENTLPTPMVLQRNSCAKDLTSFAAEAIAMNRQLAQREEDAAEEVGQDQPVVIRATSRCLQLSPPSQSKLAQRRQRASLSGAPVVLVGDHA, from the exons ATGGTGCAGAAGAAAACAGCCGAACTTCAGGGCTTTCACCGTTCGTTCAAG ggGCAGAATCCTTTTGAGCTGGCCTTCTCCCTAGACCAGGCTCATCACGGGGAGACTGACTTCAGCCTGGAGTGCCCAACCCGCCctg ACATGCCCGCGAGCCAGCCCATCGACATCCCCGATGCCAAGAAGAGaggcaagaagaagaagaggTGCCGGGCCACTGATAGCTTTTCAGGCAGGTTCGAAG ACGTCTACCAGCTGCAGGAGGACGTGCTGGGGGAGGGTGCCCACGCCCGCGTGCAGACCTGCGTCAACCTGATCACCAACCAGGAGTACGCCGTCAAG ATCATTGAGAAGCAGCCGGGCCATATTCGGAGTAGGGTTTTCCGGGAGGTGGAGATGTTGTATCAGTGCCAGGGACACAG GAACGTCCTAGAGCTGATTGAGTTCTTTGAGGAGGAGGACCGTTTCTACCTGGTGTTTGAGAAGATGCGGGGTG GCTCCATCCTGAGCCACATCCACAAGCGGCGGCACTTTAACGAGCTGGAGGCCAGCGTGGTAGTGCAGGACGTGGCTAGCGCTCTGGACTTCCTGCACAACAAAG GCATCGCCCACAGGGACCTCAAGCCGGAAAACATCCTCTGTGAGCATCCCAACCAG GTCTCCCCTGTGAAGATCTGCGACTTTGATCTGGGCAGTGGCATCAAACTCAACGGGGACTGCTCCCCCATTTCCACTCCTGAGCTGCTCACCCCG TGCGGCTCCGCCGAGTACATGGCCCCCGAGGTGGTGGAGGCTTTCAGCGAGGAGGCTAGCATCTACGACAAGCGCTGCGACCTCTGGAGCCTGGGCGTCATCCTCTACATCCTGCTCAGCGGCTACCCGCCCTTCGTGGGCCACTGCGGCAGCGACTGCGGCTGGGACCGCGGCGAGGCCTGCCCAGCATGCCAG AACATGCTATTTGAGAGCATCCAGGAGGGCAAGTACGAGTTTCCTGAGAAGGACTGGGCCCACATCTCCTTCGCTGCCAAAGACCTCATTTCAAAGCTCCTCGTCCGTGATGCCAAGCAGAGACTGAGCGCTGCCCAAGTCCTGCAGCACCCCTGGGTGCAGGGG TGCGCCCCGGAGAACACCCTGCCCACGCCCATGGTCCTGCAAAG gaacaGCTGTGCCAAAGACCTCACTTCATTCGCGGCGGAGGCCATTGCCATGAACCGGCAGCTGGCCCAGCGCGAGGAGGACGCGGccgaggaggtggggcaggaccaGCCCGTGGTCATCCGAGCTACCTCACGCTGCCTGCAGTTGTCCCCGCCCTCCCAGTCCAAATTGGCCCAGCGGCGGCAGCGAGCCAGCCTGTCCGGAGCCCCCGTGGTCCTGGTGGGAGACCACGCGTGA